TAGTCGTGGAAGTTCTCGgtgctctcttctttttcggaaCAGCATGGTatgaattcttttcattaaGAGAAATCCAAGTTTCCCAATTGAAAAGATTCTTTGTTAAATATAGGTACATCGTAGAGGACAAAGCCAAAGTTGATCGCGCAGTAGCAGGTCAGTGCCGTTTATACTAACATTTCATTGTCAAAATTGATTGTATCGCTTTAAAGTGAAGACGCATGATCGTTTTGATGGTACGTCGGTCAACTAATACTCTTTCTGGTggcttttgtctttttatgtATGTGGCTCCTTCTGCTTTCTATCGGTTCTTTCTTCCCGACTGGATTGTGTGTCCTGTGTGCATGTTTTTAATCAACGCTcaccataaaaataaaacgcacAGACGGCCCACGCGGTTTCCGAGCCGTAAGCATGAAGGAGTTGCCCGCGTCCTTGATGTGGAACGGCCATCCCTCTGACTTGGTGACGTCTAAAAAAATAGGTTAGTCGGGCCGACTTTATCGTCGAACCTATTAGACAAATGGGAAATGAGATCGTATTGATAAGATTTGATGCGTAGATCTGTgatgttttgatttgattttccatttacgttttatttcaaagtaCTGAATTTTCTCTACTTTTAAAGTGATGTCACAGTGCACGAGTGTCCTTTATGCAGAGTTTTGGCTTTGTTTCAATAACACACACTTCAGCTGAAGGGCTTTAAACTTTGATGTTGGGTAATGgacttaaaagaaaagagaagtgGATGATGGCAcgagtttttttattgtcttggTTTCCAGTTTTATCTGTGAATTTGTTTGTCAGCGTGAATGGGTGAAATTTTGCCCAATTtgattccttttatttctctattttttcaaGTCCCTTGCGAGTATGCCATTATACttgatttgttcatttttgtttacatcCCGTATGTTATTGCGTTATCTATTTCGTCATTGACTTGTGGATAGTGCAAGGTGTATTTTGTTTATCTGCGTTGTGATCCATTCGTGGTTTAATCTGTCGATTGGTGTCGAGTGTCAACGTTTTGACATGCGGGGAAAGCCGATGAGTCAACGatactatttttctttctgaaatcTCTGTAGGTTTGGGATTCGATGATGAAACGAGGCAACTATCGCCGTCAAGAAATCGGCGGCCAGACAGCAATGGAACACCCGAAGAAGAGCAACCCATCACCATCATCGCTCCAGCTTCCGATTATCTTTCggtcatttaaaaaaggaacaagaaaagaTCCCTCCTGAACATATTAAGAGTTGTTGCGCATTCTTTGTTGATGGacccttttgtttcttcatggACAAACCCAACCCCTTGTCTAGTCTTTCGTGGCTCCGTGTTTAGACTCATCCAAATCAGGACCCCTTCCTTAATTATCCGTCTCTCATTCCCGACCTGTTCCCGACTTGAGGCAAAAGGCTGTACGCATTGACTTAATTTATACGATTGTTATCAACCGAGATGCTCAAAACATCACTGTTGTAGACAACTCCTCTTCCTAGCACCgactagattttttttttcgttgttaaGATTCTCTTTATGTGCGTGCTTTTTTAACAACACAAATAAGCTATTACCTGCAATGAATTCTGCCAATGACATCTTATCAGAAGTCATAGTTAAAGTTGATAAATTTgttagttttcaaaatttagagGAAACGATCAAGAAAGAATCAGATACCCGAATCCGTTCCATCCTCAACAAGTCCtactctgttgttgttggtcctTTGGAGAAAATTCCACCTGGAGCAGCCTTCATTTTGCACGGCTACTGCGACAACTTCGAGGCTCCATTCAAGAAACGTGTGATCATTTTGACTGCCACATTTGATTATTACACACCACTAAATTCGaaacaattataaaaaagaCTTCACGAACTTTGGGATCGCAAATTAGGCGAAGACAAATCCGCCTCTATCGTCTCACGAATTGCTAACAACGTTGTTTTTATCGAACCCGAAAACGGCTCCATGCCATGCACTACTTGACGCACCAgaaagtttaaaagaaaaggatgttATCATGTCAGAATACTTTGTGATAATACAAATTTGTTTAACCAATTAAAAATGCAGTATCTATATGTACGGCGGCATCTCAggatgttttaattttttaacgatAAACAGagaatttataattaattaattagaaaacaaattttattaaatccTGATTAATTTCCGTAGAATGTATTTCAATATGCCTATAAATGCAAAATGCATGCTTCTTCAAACAGAAGTCGTGGACACCACAGCATAGCATTTCTCTAATCAGGTTAACATTCTTTTAAACAATGCTAAAGATCCTGATTCAGTCACTCAGACTTGCATGGAGAAATTTTCGATAAAATGAGTTGATAGgtctattgaaaaaaaaattgcattgatTTTTCCTGAGTTATTCAGGcctatttaaaattcatatccGTCAAACGAAGCCGAGTGCCCTCTTTACATTCCGTTGTATGCAGGTCCGCCACCTCCTTCGGGAGCGACCCAATTGATGTTTTGACTGGGATCTTTGATGTCACATGTTTTACAGTGAATGCAGTTTTGGGCGctaatttgaaactttttacCCTGTACATCTTCCGTTGGCACGTATTCGTAAACACCTGGATTAAGAATAATTTGAATCAAGACTACGTCATTACAACAagttggaaaatttttttaccagcaGGGCAAAAGCGACCTTCTGGACCATCAAATACAGTTAGATTTTGCTTGATTTGGATCGTGTCGTCCATCAGAGTCAAATGAGGCGGTTGATCACCTTCGTGGTTCGTTCCTGTTAAGGCCACTGAAGTCAGTAaatcaaaagtaatttttccATCTGGCTTGGGGTAATCAATGGGCTGGCATTGAGCGGCTGGTTTTAGCTTTCGATGATCGGCTCCTACGAACAAAAACGTGGTTATCTATCTGTTTAAAGCCAATATTTTCAAGAGAGTCTACCGTGATGCGTCAAAGTCCAAGGCTCTTTCCCTCGACCGCGAACATAAAAAAGGCCAGTGTATAAAAGCCCGCCATATAATCCGAGCGAAGAGCTAAACGACGGCCTCACATTTCTGACGCTTTGGAGTTCATTCCACACGCAACTGTTGCGAATGCGCTCCTCGTAGACAACGGGGTTGATGCCAACCGTTTCTTGCGGGATTTCGCTGTTTATGGTGTCAAATATACTTTCAGCTGCTAACATGGCACTCTTCATAGCGTTATGTGTTCCTTTGATTTTCGGGACATTCATAAATCCAGGTAAACAGCCAGCCAAGCAACCTCCCGGGAAAGTCAATTTGGGAATTGATTGCAAACCTCCTTCGAGGGCACGAGCTCCATAACTAATCCTAATGGAAAACGATAATCAATTAAgtggaaatgaaaatttaaaagggaTTATACCTTTTCGCTCCTTCTAATATCGGTTTAACGGAAGGGTGAAGTTTCCATCGCTGGAATTCTTTGTACGGGCTAATAAATGGGTTACGGTAGTCAAGTCCAATAACGAGGCCCATAGCTATCAGAGGGGTCTTGTTTTCATCAGTTACGTGGTAAAGGAATGATCCTCCGTATGTCGTTCTCTCCTACAACCATACAAGAAGAATTAAGTAGTACGTATGTTTAGACAGGAGAGTTAGTTCAATACATACCAATGACCAGTCGACAGTGTGTTCTATCCTTCCTGGATGATGCTTAGCGGGATCAATTTCCCACAATTCTTTCAACCCAATTGCATACGTTTGTGGCTCACATTCGGTGcgtaagttgaattttttgtaaattcctTTGGCCAAGTGGCCATGGCAACCCTCGGCAAAGATTGTGCATTTAGCGTGTAACTCCATGCCTCTGGCAAATGTATCCTATTTGAGGAATAAATTAACATTAAGAATGTAACGTTCGAAAAGAGCGGAGTTGACATTTGGATTCATTACCTTGGGAGAACCATCTTTTGCTATACCAACATCGTTAGTGGCGATACCTTTAACACTACCGTCTTCATGGTAAAGAACTTCAGATGCTGCTATGCCAGGATAAATTTCAACACCCAACTCTTCCGCTTGAGAAACTCAACCTCTGAACAAACTAGCCTAGTCTCACAATCATGGCATGATTATGCATTGGCAAACCTAGACATAGCACACATAAGaactcaacaacagcagctaATTGGTTTAAAGTCTTAAATTACCAGGAAATATAGGTAGTGGAACTCTGCTTTTCAGTTAAAAAAGAGCAAATTTATCTTCAGTAACAGGAGTGTGAAGTCAggaattaattcatttaaggCCCCAAGTTCCAAACAAGCTCCAGATAATGTATGTCCGCCTGATATCACATATTATGTAATCCAACATTTAAACTGAACTTGGGTTAATCAGGTGTCACAATCTAGTACCTATTTCTGCAgctttttcaacaacacaaactCTCATTTCTTTCTCATGCTGTGCAGCAAGTTGCTTTAGTCGTATTGCAGCAGACATACCAGCAGGTCCACcaccaacaataacaacatcaaCCTCATCTACTGCTCTTTCCATGTCCACACCTGGTGAATATTAATTAACAAACTGAACTGCTATTTCACTTATTTAAACGAGATTTATTTTCATAAGCTAGATTTATATACCTTCCCATCGTGCATCCTTTTCTCTTGGATGGACGGTATAATGGGTCGTAATTTTAGGGAAAGACTGTTCTGTCCATGAATACAAACGTTTAAAAACTAAACCACCGTTTCGTCCTggataatttaaatttaaatatttgaactgTTAAATAATAGCTCTTCAGAATATTTTACCATTGTGCAGTGATCGTAAAACAAGACCGGGAACCATTTTTGTCAACAACTTAGTACAAACAAAATCGCAATCTGGTGTAGAAGCAGACGACGCGGACTCGCTGAGTCAACATATCTTATTATGCAATAACTCTGGGAAAAAATGCTAGGGTTTTTCCATAAGGAGGAGTGGTCATTTTAAAGATGGAACTTCTCTCTAGGTTATAAAATCCCAAGGGCCTACGTCCCAGAGAGCCTACGTGACGTTTGGACAAGCAAATGATAACGGTCGTCGACTCTTATTCGGAGACCTCACGTCCGCTCACGTCCACCACCAAAGCGCTAAGCGTTATAAACAGAAATCGTAATCTCTTATATTTATAGGTCACCAAGAACTTGTATATTGAACAAAACACATTAAATGTCTGTTACAAGTATCTATTAAAGGGAGAAGAATCAAGATTAAGTGGGCTAAAGGCTGGCTAAAGATGAATGTCAGTTTTTACTATCCGTTACTATCACACTGTGTCTTTACTTTTCGCCATTGGAAAGCCCGTAATATGTTTGCATTCaacaaataaacgaaaatgtGATAAATAAGAATATGTGCGGCGCAtacacaaatttttcttacttaaatacagttttttgtttaccaaaataaattaattttcgaaACACAGGCGCTAGTTGCGTCATTCGtggaaaatattgaattgTTTATTACATCAGCAAATAGGGAGGTTAAATGCTCTTTCCGTTATTGCGTGTTCAACCAGCAATCTctctttgattaaaaatggttGCCTAATTTAATTGCTTTAGCTACAGTCAGACGATATTATAAAATCGTACgctcaaatattttttagtagcCTATTATGCAAGGTATTacgcatttaaaaattttaactgatacattttcaatctttattttagtttcaacagaaaatccaagatttttttttcaccgggTACCTACAACTGCAGTTGTCGACACCACACTTAAATCGCGTTAACAAAAGCCTTGATCCCGTTCCACGTTTCGATTGCTGTCGGAACTATTTGATCAGGCGGCAATTGGAAGCCGTAAGTTCCATCGTCACGTAACTCAATTGTATACGAGTGAACCACTCCTTCAGcctcgtaataataatcagtGGTGACCCCCGATCCGACATCTATAAAGTAGAACAGCAACAAATTACCTCACGCCAATTAAGATATCTGCTGATGAATTCTTTATATAGCCTACACACTATTACAAAAGTGAAACTTACAGAGAGCGGTGGCGAAGCTGCCATATGTGTACTGAGTCCCATAAACAGCAGTAATTGCATTGACACCTATTTCCATGGCACGCAGCTGAATTAAGGAATatggaaatgttaaaaaagatctGCATTACAGCAATTTAAGCCGTTTAAAACGAATCACCATTTCAGCGTATTCTGGTGGGAATTCAGTGGAATAACCGTAAGGAGAAAGCCACTGTTGGTCGTATGAATGAACGGAGATGGCCGATTTGACTCTTCCGCGGTCGGCGGCGATTAAATCCTTCGGAGTGGCGCACGAAATtagtatttaaatttgattcaaacaaacaaataggGAATCCTTTTAATGATAAAATTACCTACCCTAATTGCGCAGGACTCTAGCTCAGAAAACGCAACTTCTCCACTGTAAGCTGATAAAACATAGATAATGTTAGGtagaaattaaaatgcaattaaaatcaaagtaatgcaataaaattaaaaaaaaaaagtaaaataaaattttctttttactagtAGAGCATGGTGAATCAGAGCTACCACTCGAGCCACCAAAACCAATCAGAAAGTTGCGGTTGACATCGACACCGCGACAAGTTGACCCGTTGTTGAAAACGCGATTTTTCCTCCACAATCGGTCcttggaaaaatttaatttcagaaaagaaaagtcacaCATTGTTCAGTGTGAGCAAAATAATAGCCACACTAACGTTACTCCAGGTGTATGCGTATCCATCTGGATTTGCGATTGGAACAAATTTCCAATCATATTGATCAACGAGTGCAGTGATCTCCGAATCTGAACCATATCCGGATGttatctaaaaagaaaatacattgaTAAACGTGATTATGTGTCGccctaaaatattttaataattcaagcGCGttagttgaatttaaaaaattaataattcaaaaattgaaattaataaataagaTCATTGGAAAATGGTTAACCTGATCTATAATCCAAATGCAAGTAGCGGCGGTGATCCATTCTCTTGCATGCATGTTGCATTCGAAAAAGAGGACGGTTTTATTAGCGGAAAGATCACTGCTGATTATTGTTTGAACAATATCACGACCCTCTTGACTTGAACCTCCAATTTTGGTCGAAACTAACGCATTTGTGTTAGCTAGATCAGCCAAATAAGCCATCACCTGTGCAAAATACATAAtaagtcatgcatcattttCTGGGcaaaaagtgaatttttaCCTCTTCGTATGTGTGATAATTTTCGAGATCAATGGCCTTATTGCCATTGTAGAGTGCACGGCGGAGAGCGATGTTCTGTTGTTCCTGTCGTTCCATCTCGCCCAGATTGgcgatttgaattttgtgaaaaatgttCATGTCCCTTAAAGTTTGGACAACGGAACTGTACCTGTTaggaaaattattaaaatatatgCCTGTATGTATTGGTCATAGCAATGCTATTTAGCAATTTAACAGTATGCATTGTACCATTCGGGACTGACGTGAATGTCAACAAATTTGCCGATCTTGGTCGGAAGGAACCAGAAATAAACGAAGTTAATGGATTGCGTGGACCAGTCTTTCAATACTTCCAATTGTTCCGTTGTCGTAGGAAAGGCTCGGATTACCACATGCCTTCATCAGCAATAAATGAAAGCTTTTTGAAATACTCGGACatttaacaataacaaattgcagaagtaaataataatatctctTCTTTGATAGTAAATTAATACCCGTTGTAATCAATTTTGGCCGCAGCTGCGATGGACAGCAGCAATCCACAATACATCGCAATGGGgatcttcatttcttttgtttttctttttacactgAACTAATCACGActgcgaaacaaaaaacacaaaagtcGAAACTGAATTGTTTGGAAATTGTAAGTTATAGGACATATCCCATCGATCACCTTGAGAACCTTATCTTTCACTTTTACGTTTTACCTGTCGTCGTACAAATCGTGAGTCGATAGCCTGCTACTGACAACTGAGtaacaattataaaaatatgttGCCTATGTCCCAGAGTTAACCAAAAAGACGAAGCTTTTGAAAATGGAtattcgaaataaaagttGTGCGGCACATTTAATTTGTTACATATGTAGAACACGGTTGTGCAAGATGCGTTgcattttatattatataattatGAATTACGAACACAAAATATACTCTTATCTATTTTtctgtcttcttttttatgtcGTGGTGTCTTTCAACTTCATACACGGGACTGCTGACCTGACAACAAAccaaaaagcaaaatttacACTTATCAACAAGTAACCAGCAAAC
The sequence above is a segment of the Daphnia pulex isolate KAP4 chromosome 11, ASM2113471v1 genome. Coding sequences within it:
- the LOC124207078 gene encoding carboxypeptidase B-like, with protein sequence MKIPIAMYCGLLLSIAAAAKIDYNGHVVIRAFPTTTEQLEVLKDWSTQSINFVYFWFLPTKIGKFVDIHVSPEWYSSVVQTLRDMNIFHKIQIANLGEMERQEQQNIALRRALYNGNKAIDLENYHTYEEVMAYLADLANTNALVSTKIGGSSQEGRDIVQTIISSDLSANKTVLFFECNMHAREWITAATCIWIIDQITSGYGSDSEITALVDQYDWKFVPIANPDGYAYTWSNDRLWRKNRVFNNGSTCRGVDVNRNFLIGFGGSSGSSDSPCSTTYSGEVAFSELESCAIRDLIAADRGRVKSAISVHSYDQQWLSPYGYSTEFPPEYAEMLRAMEIGVNAITAVYGTQYTYGSFATALYVGSGVTTDYYYEAEGVVHSYTIELRDDGTYGFQLPPDQIVPTAIETWNGIKAFVNAI